A window of Eubalaena glacialis isolate mEubGla1 chromosome 11, mEubGla1.1.hap2.+ XY, whole genome shotgun sequence genomic DNA:
GGGCCGCGGGCAAGTTGCTGGACCTCAATgcgtttgtttcctcatctgtaaaatgggtatgttGACAATACCTATCTCATGGGAGAGAAAATGAGTTAATACCTATTAAGCTTTTcagaataatgcctggcacatggtaagcactgtGTTTGAACTTGGTATTATAGTACAGAAGGTCCCCAACTTAATGATGGTTTGACTTACAGTTTTTCGACTTCACGATGATGTGAAAGTGATACGCATTCAGTAGAAAATgtacttggatttttttaaaattaattaatttatttttacttttggctgcgtttggtctttgttgctgcgcgtgggcttttctctagttgcggcgagcgggggctactcttcgttgcagtgtgcgggcttctcattgggtggcttctcctgtcgcggagcacgggctctaggcgcgcaggcttcagtagttgtggcactcgggctcagtagttgtggctcacgggctctagagtgcaggctcagtagttgtggcgcacaggcttagttgctccatggcatgtgggatcttcccggaccagggctcgaacctgtgtcccctacattggcaggcggattcttaaccactgcgccaccagggaagcccctgtacttGGATTTTGAATTGTGATCTTTTCCCGGGCTAGTGATATTTTTTGTTTATGAGGGTAAACAACCAATATACTTagaaccattctgtacccagacaaccatcctgtttttcactttcaggacAGTATTCAGtacattacatgagatattcaacactttattctaataaaataggctttgtgtcaGATGATTTTGCCCGACTGTAGGCTAATGTATGTGTTCTGGGCAGGTTTAAGCTAAGCTAGGCAGAACTATGACGTTCGGTAGGTTAGGTGGATGGAATGCACTTTTGACTTATGATATTTCCAACTTACAATGAGTTTATTAGAACATAACCCCACTGTAGATTAATGAAGATCTGTATAGAGACTTTCCCCCTtctttcaaaaacacaaaacttgtAATCAGGATCACCTGACAGAGTCCCAAAACAGTGTACAATTCTTGAGAACTAATTTTGCAACATAAGAATATTCATTTAAACTATTATCAACAGGTAACAAGTTCCTAGGGCAGGAAGCTAACTCCCTTTAAGGGATAAAAATTCCAAAACACTCCCACTGCACCTTGGGTAGTAACCCAGGCCAAACTTCCAAACTAGATTCTTCTGGATATTTTGGTGAAAAAGATCTATATTGAGCCATCATTTCTATCATAATATTTTCACTTACAAAGCAGCTATGGTACTTGAAATGCTTTCCTCCTTACCGATTCACCAGTGCCTCTAGGGGGCAGCGCAGTAGTGAGAACACTTGCACCTGCTTCGCCAGTGCCTCTAGGGGGCAGCGCAGTAGTGAGAACACTTGCACCTGCTTCGCCAGTGCCTCTAGGGGGCAGCGCAGTAGTGAGAACACTTGCACCTGCTTCACCAGTGCCTCTAGGGGGCAGCGCAGTAGTAAGAACACTTGCCTCCAGCAGGCTTGGAAGCCTAAGAGGAGAAGCAGTTGTGCACCCAGTCCATGTGAGACAGTCACATTGACCCCAAAAAAGATACTTTAATGTTGAAAGTGGTCTATTTTAAGGGTAGGAGGCCTCTGGGCAGGAATGGGTGGTGAAGGAAGAGGCTAAGAAAGAGACAATGTTCTATTTTGGTAGTGGTCACAGGGCAgccactttataataatttttaacctATTCGCATGCTTTATAAacttgtaaatatatgtatatttcacaaAACAATTGTTTTAGGAATGTGTTGTATGGGCAGACACTCATCTCTGGTTATTCTCCCCAGAGGataaggcaaaggaaaaaatgaCATCTGGGAGAACAAATGTGCCCCATTCAAACCTAGTGAAAGTTGTCACATTCCAGCCCGTGTCCCCACGTATCTGCAAAAGCAGCTCCTTCCACCCGTGACCTTCTTTTATCTGGCGTATAAccataaataaaaacacacagaCATCAACTAACAACTTCAACTTTTAATAATGGAAACGATTTGCCATACCAGAAACAATTTTAGGGAAGAAAACTCTTccccataaaaataaactcatcaaaattataaatattataatttttttacttcTGCGATTTAAAATGCTCCCCTGCAATACTACCACTTCATTTAACCTCGTTCCTGTACCATCACATATTGAAGAGAAAACAGCATTACAGCAAAACTTAGATAGTTTAATTTAACATAAGAATTtgtacaatgatttttaaaaatctttggccTCAGTGGCCTTTTACACATTAAAAATGCTGCTGCAGTCACCAGTGTTTGGGAGAGACCGTCGGTCTTCAAGAACCACGAACCGACAGAATTTCAACACAGTAAGTTTTCCAAATTGCAACTTGTAGTGCACATGACAATGAGCGAGGTCCTGGATAATACAGACGAGGATGCCTAATTTAGACAATCtacttcaagtaaaaaaaaaaaaaaaaaaatttcacagatACCCATCAGCTACTACTTTAAGGTTCTAACAGTGTCTTCATCTGAGCAACAAAGGCTTCACAAAATATGAACTTACTGGGATGGGTAATTAAAAGACCAGGTGGTCGATAACAGTATACTCACACCCAAGCCATCATCTGAATAGTAAAACCAGTATGAAAATCATGAAGGCGTTCCCTGAACAATGAAGGTAAAAGCGTTGGATGACAATGTCACTAAAACCTCACTGATGCACTAAAAAGAACTTACATGCAAAATTAAACAAGATGTGCCATACATATTTTATagctatttctactttttttttctttccaactttCCTTAAAAAGCTTAGGAAGATATGATTGTCTCAGTACGTGTGTGGCACAGTAGAAGCGACACTTACATCTGCCTCCAGCAAGACGGGTGTTCTCTGAAAAGTCAGAAGAGCCACCGAGAAGGGAACAGAAATGCAATAAAAAAGGCACAGTTCACTTAAGAGGCAAAGAACTGAAGCACCTTGGAATTCAAAAAGAATCCATTAGGTGTCACCAAAGTGTTAACAATTCCTTGGGAATTTATAAACAAACAATatctaaactaaaaatagactggCACAGTACACCTTTCCTGTTGTTTTCAGATTAACTGCTGCGTAAAATGAGGTTATTAACCTGCTTTAAGGAAGGCTCTTATTGCACATGCATTTCTTTGGTTTGCAGGAACACGCACTTCTGTTAAAATGTTTCCATAAAGAATCCCCCCTCCTGTGTGGTCCGCTGGGGGTGGACGCTGCCCACCTCCTTACAGTCAGGTCACCCTTTTGGAACTGAGGGTCTGACTGTcctgggtctttaatccataccCCTGTTCTACATTATGTAAGATCGCACTTCTATTGATAAGAcaaagggagaagggaaagcagggaggagagggaaggaggaagaagggagggaaagacaaaAGGGAAAccgagggagaggagggagtgaCTGTCACAAGTATACTGGGAGCTCCTCACCTGACAAGTCCCCCGGATGCTAACAATCAGGGCAAGTGCCTCCTCCCCAAACTCCTTTTCCACTTTGAAAACGACCTCAGGGGAAAACTGTCACTTCACGGGAGTCGTAGCAGATGCTCACTGCCCCATCGGCCCAGAGAAGTTGCACCAATCAGACCTTCCACTCCGGGAAGGAAGGCAGAAGGGGCGCTGGTCCACCGAGAGGGCGGCTCTGTCCCTGTTTGAAAGATCCACCTGCCTTCTCTGCTCAGCTGCAGTTAGTCCCTCCTTCTGGTCCAGCTCCTACTTTCTTTGGTTCTGCTGCCACATTTTACTCACTCATATTGTCAAGCAATATGACAATGGATCTCATGTCTCTAAACTGAAAGCTTTTAACTCGTCTACAAGCGAATTCACCTTCTCCTCTACCATCCACTTGCCCAAAACACCTCCCCCATCGGGGCTCCCCACTTCCACCCCACCTTCTTCCAAACTTGCCCTTTACTTCCTTTGTCAGACTCCTCCAAAATCCTTCACCAACCCCTCAGAGTTCCTAGCTTCCTGTGCCCGTCAATTCACATGGATCGTTTCCTGTGAcctttaaaaaagacaaacaaacaataacagaCAGGTAGTTTCAACATAAGACAAGTATTCAGATAGTTTcgttaagcttttaaaaaatcatttgcacAACCTTAAGCTTAACATCACCATCACATacttaaaataactaaaacaaaatagagaagagggaaaaaaaacccagagtcCATGCTTCAAAACACTCTAGAATGCTCCAGATGAGACCACAGGTTCACAGCTTGCCAAGAGGTAACACCGCAGTGCTGTAACAGAACAAGCTTGCAGAATCCCTTACAGAGGATGCCCAAGGTGCAGGATGCTGCGTGACCGGTTTGGGGAACTAGATCTAGAGATTTTTAAAGGGGAAAGGCCCTAGCATCATGGGGCAAGAAAACCGCCCTCCGACAAGAGACACACTGGCTGCTGGTTTGCATGCAGGTCCCGCACTGTCCCCGAGGGGCAGGGAGCCCCACGCTTTACCCGGGTTTCCAGGCCTCGCTGAGGGCTTCTTCCAGCTTGTGTCTGTAGGCCGCGTAGCGCTCCTTCAGGTTCTGTAGCTGCTCGTCTTCTTCCTTGTCCAAGATCCGCAAGAAATTCTGTAGCTCTGGCAGGCTGAAGGCTTCCCACTGTGAGAgaacacaaatatgaaaaaatgccAGGTGTTTAATTCAGCGTCAAGACTTAGGAATGCGGATGGCAAGCAGAGCACGGGGAGGTGtggctgccctcccctcccaacGCACACTGCCCAGCACCGCCCGGCCCTCTCGGAAGTCCTGCTGGACAAGAGCTGAGCCTCCCGACCAGACCTCCACGCCCTTCACGCCCCGCCCCTCCCATCGCCCtctgctcccctcctcccagcctcctccaaAAGGGCTCTAAGACCAAAGTCCTCCTTATGCCTAAGTCCATTAGACACTCTAACCCCCAGAGGCATGAGAGATAACTCCACACTCCCTCCACCTTCCCTCTACGTGGAGCCCTCATTGTCACTGTCTTCTTTCCCAGCTCCCATGATCAATCTCACCACCTCCTAGGCAGCTCTCCCTAGTGCTGTCtaccgccatcttctcctccatCCCTGGGACAGCCTCCTAGCTCCACCAAACAGCCAGCCTGAATATGAATACTCTCTGTAAAATGCCAATCTAAGCATGACCCTCCCCTGCTTGGAATCATTCAATGGCTTCCCTTGGTTGTTTCTGCTAAGTCTGAAAGGCCCTACCCTCTCCAGCCACATCTCTCTCACTGTGCCCCTCACTCATTACCTGACATGGCTTTGCACATGCTCTCCCTTCCTCCACTTCGCCTGGCGAACTCCTTCTCAACCTTCAAGTCCCAGCTTAAATGCCACTTTCTCTAAGAAGCCTGCCATGatttcctccccttctctcccagcCAGGATTAAGTCTATTAGAGGCTCTCACTGGGCTCTGGTAGCCTTGAACACAACCTGATCACAAAAGatctaaaaattattataattatttgcttAGTATCTCTCTCGCCTACACTGCAGCTATTGTACTTCTCACTATTTGGGCTTTGTCTTTGGCCCTTGGGTTTCTGAGTTCTCTTTCTCTAACAGCAGCTGGTACTTAGCAGgcacaaaataaatgtttgtcgggtttttctttaaaatttttttaaatttaagcagTAAGTATCAAGAAGGGTATATGGCTTCACCTGGgagggttttttttatttttcaacctaCACGTCCTCCCCGCCCAAAAGGAGGCCCTGGGTCCTGGGCTGAGAATCACTGTCTCGGCCAGGAGCAATTTCTGATGGCGAATTCCCAGGGGTATGGCATAGGGAAAAGACGAGATAACCTAATACAGGTGCAGAGAGAGGAGACACAATAAAACCACCAAGTGGGCCAATGACAGAAGGCTCTCAGAGATTGAGTGTGAGCtagttattaaagaaaatgagaagtgaAGCAGGAGAGCAAAACTTTCTACATTAGAATattctgttaatttaaaaattaacgtCTTATTTTTCACATAAATTCTTCAAAGTAAAGACATTATAAAAtatcatctccctcccactccctgacTGCTGTGGAAAGTTTCTTCCCTCAATTCAGTTAACCTTGAAAACCTGAGAAACAGAACACAATACAGAGGTCAGAACAGCAGTCCGGAACATTAGAACACAATGTGAAGTGAATTTCAAAACTAAGCCAACATAATTCCCTCCCAGACAATGTAGCTCCAACTGCACTAAACTATGTGCAACACTTAGAAACCAGCACCAAGAAAGATAAGACGCTGACAAGACTATGCTGATGCGTCTGGCTTGGCTTGCAGAGGGAAGGCTGCTATGTGCCAAACTCAGAAGCCAAATTTTAGACTTCTGCACCCAGCTTTCTCCCCAAAATGagagtggattttaaaaatttcaaaacatgagAATCGAAAGAAGCTTCCAAAATGTCCAAAATCATTGTCTTCCTAAAACTTCCTAGTTAAGTTCCAATTTACACTGACAGACATATAAACATACTCTTTACTAAGCATGTTTACATACATTTCTAATTTGCGACTCAAAACCAACTTTTCAAGTCTTCAGTCCCACtttacagattttaaaactgAGGACTGAAAAGATTAGAACATTTACCCAAGTTCGTGCTCCTAATCTAACAAGAGAAACAGTAGGAAGCAGAGTCTTGGTTTCCTAACTTTTAACCTAGAAACTCTATTCTCACCACATTACAAAATGTTCTGCATGGACAATTCATGCCATTTCCGATTCCAGACAAAAGGCTGAGACCCAGAGCTTGACAGATTTCCTCAAGTGACACTTTATCTAGAAGGACAGCCTGAAGTGCTTTTTCCTTCAACTGAGTTGACCTAAATACAATCCTCACTGGAGAGAAAATGGCAAATGATGCACGTAGAAACATAATTTCTTAATCATCTgggcaaagaggaaagaaagattcTAGAAAGTTAAATGTCTTTCGTAGTAAAGAGATGGCGTTTCCTTTTACTTCCCTTTAGAGCGAAGGAGCCTGGGGGCTTTGGTTAGCAGCAAACATATGGAGAGTGTCGACTTTCAAAGCTCAGCTGGATTAGAGTAATTTGGAGGTAGAGGGGTGAAAATGACTCTCTGGGTGGAgatcaagttaaaaaaattttatttcctcccaCCTCTGAAAATCACAGACAAACATAATGAGTGTTATAAAAGAATTATACTGTAGGCTAACTTTGGGTTCATTTCTGACAACTCAAAAACACAAAGGAAGCTACCCTCCCTCCACAGGACAACCTCTCCCCCCATGAcaggcagacagacacacaggcacacacattccCTCTCCCCTCCGCCGCCCCCAACCCGTCCTCCTCTGCAATGGTAAAGTCACTAGAGCAGAGCAATAAGACAGGGCCAGCTGGTCTGTAGAGTCTAAAGCAAGAAGGAACAATCACTTACCTCTCCAAATTCATGTTCACGAAGAACAAAACTGAGTGTGTCTGTCCTGGGCCCTGCTACCAAACGCAGAAAGAGTGGATGTTCCCGGTCTGAGAGCTTGCAGGCGTAGACTGGTGAGGAACAAGCGCCATGTCACCAACAGAGCACGACATCATTCCCCAGACCAGCACCCCTCACCACCCTGCCCCCAGATCAAGGCAACAGTGTTATTACCCTGGCTACCAAGGCACCATCCTCCTCATCTTGTTACCAATAAATAGCCCACAGTGGAATGAATTCTATACTACTTCTATTCTATCTGCATAATATGAACTGTGCCTTGATTAAAAAGGAAACCATTCTCAAGAAGGAATTTAAATGAGTATCGCTCCTCAAATGGGCTTATGATTAATTCTGCTCCTCCTTTTTGGAAagcaaaataaacttaaaaaaaggaTCTGCAAACccctttaaaaacaataaaaaaataccatCCCAAGAACATGAAATCAGAACTCTAGAAGCAAATCTCTCTACAGATTAATTTAGAATTAGCAGCCGCAAACAAACGAAGCAGTCCGTCCAAACACAAGCTCTGGTGGCTTTAAGCCCAGCTACATGTATCTTgtgctatacacacacacacacacacacacacacacacacagtactgACATTGCCTTGTAGGGTTGAAAGATTTGCCGTGTGGATAATATATCAGCAAGATGCTATCACTGTCAGATTATGCAGCTGAAGTCCAGGTGGGAAGGCAAAGAAGCTGGCAGGACAAAATGCCATCTGAATTGATCTGTATTATTTCAGTACTTCTGGATACAACTGCATTGTAGGTGCTGATTTCCCTGTAGATGTAAACTTCCCCCCACTGCTGAGCCTGTGGCCTCTGGAGGACAGGAACCTTACcctattcatctctgtatcctgCAGGCCCAGCCCATAATACGGTTTGAAGAAACATGACcatactcagcatctagctgggTTTCATCCCCAGGCAACCAAAGGATTTTCCCATGATGCCAAGGTGAGTTTATTTTCTGCTCCAGCTGCTATAGGCTCAACCCAGAAAAATTAGGGAAAGCTTAAATATTCACATATACACACCATTTTCAAATTAGCACTTAGTGAATCACTGAATCACTTGTTGCCCCCCATTGGTATCAATTTCTGTTCAATGATGACCTGACCTGGAATACCGTATTCAGTTTCATGCAGTaatttaagattctctttttaatccacTGATTGTGGGTATTAAGTTCAGACAGGTGGACCTCAGATCAAAACGTTATTTGCCCATTGCATGCGCCCCTGGGGGGCCAGGGTGCCAACACGCCCCCGGGTAACACCTAGTGCGAGGCAGGCTAAGGGAAAAGGAGAGTCCAAGGCTGTGCCATTTACATAAGTCTGCAATGTGCACTAATACACATGTGCCTCCTGATCCAGGTCTCGGGAATGCAAGGCCACCAATCACTCCATGTTCGGATGCACATCCAATGTCGATGTGCTACTGAAAACTTCAAGCGCAGATGCATTCTTTTCTGTCCGAAAGAGAATTAAAATCGAAGCGacggaaaagagaaaagaaaaaaggctatCCTCCTGTGCACATCACAAATCCTCCATAAATACCCATCACATATGGATGCCTCTGGGCTCCTAAGACCCACAACTGTCCAACTGAAAGACACAGACAGCCAAGAAGCATTAAGCACACACCGTGATCACCATTTATTCCAGAATCTGGCCCTGGGCCCTGACATAACTGACGCACCTATCACTCCCTTCCACTAATGAGGccagaagacagaaataaaagcagGGACCATTTTCATTTTAAGTGTGGCAGGATACCTTGATCTTCCCTGTGACAACGCTTATAAAGTGCAAACTTGGTAGGGCTCTCGGTCACAAGGAACTTCTTGAGCAGGGCCTCGATCACTTCCCCGACAGTGTTGGTGCTGCTGATGTGAAGTGTATTCATACAGCCATTGCTACTGGGAGCAAGTTTTCCAGAAGTCTGTGAAGGTTTGCAGAGTTCCATCTGTACTTTAATGAAGCCAGTGTAAATCCCATTTGAATTCTGAAGCaggaataaaaacacacacattagcTGGGCATTTTAGGGAAGGAGcatatcaaaacaacaacaaaaaaggaaggtGAAACACtccttctcttgttcttttctttttcagctctGTGGCAGAACCTCACTCAAGACTGCCCCTCAGGGAATGACCTCGGGGGAGGTTAACACGCTCCAGGAAAGTGCTTCCAGAGTCGAGGTCTGCAGGGCAGATGTGGGACCAAAGTCCAGGACTCCTGCCACTGAAGCTACATGTGAAAGGTCAGGGCCCACGGGTGAGGTTACAATCCCCTGGCACAGATGCTGGCCAAACCACAAGGCTTATTAAAGCTTGGGGATATGTCCAGGCTAACTGCACAAAGGAAACAACATCAACTGATGACCAGCtatcacacaaaaaaggaaagtcACAATTAGGACTTTGAAATACTCAAGTAACAAGGAGCAGACGGGAAGAAAACAAGCTATTTTCATTCCTAGTGGTACCAGAGATTACCAATTTTGCTTAACCTATTTTATATAGCATGGGATCTGCCACAGCATGGGATACATGATGAGGCATTTCAGACACCTCAAGCagcaacatttttaaaacaaattcaagCTATGATGTGAACTATAGACATTATAATACAAgcacttctcttttttttggggggggggggtgtgtggggTGCGGGGAGGCCAGGCCACACAGCATGCagaatcctagttccccaaccagggatagaacccgtggcccctgcagtggaagcatggagtcctaaccactggacaggcAGGGAATTCCCAAGCACTTGTCTTTTTTGATTTAACATGGTATTGATGTCTCCTTCTATATATAAGTatgtttttaacagctttattgaggtacaatttttccatacaaaaaactgcacatatttaatatacacaatttgatgagtttagaACTTGTCTTAATTGATGTAGAATTATTATTTCTTAGTTGCTAAAAATAGTTACAACAGTCTGGTCTTCACTTTTAACTTTTAGTATGTTTAGGTAAAAAACattgtaatgttttatttaaacaaatctTCAGGTGTTATAAATAAATGACAGTTAACACAGAACATGAAAAATCTCCTTTATAGgccattatttttcttcctttccacaaGGTCAATTTATAATactaattcactcattcattcttgtGGAAAGTATTATACAAcacttcacattttttttaatctttgaaacGACATGGAAACTTGCATCTGTTTTAATCTccaaggggaagaggagggatgTGGAATTTTTCTGCTTTGATAAAAACCGTGTTTGAAGAAGGAGAAGTACGACTGCTGGAATAATGAGGAATAATCTTGAGATCATCCGCTGTCTCCCCTTTTTGGTGGAGTCCCCCTAGGGAGGGATCCTTTATCACCAGGGTTTATATTTAAAAGCTCCTCCCCAAGGGTCACAGAATTCAGTAGGGCCTGTTCTAACCGGTCGCCCTGTCCTTTGCTGAACTCTGTCAGTTCACAGTCAATAGACTGCCAGGCAGGGGTCCAAGGGCCCTGGACATTGGCACCGAGGGATGGCAGGTGCCTCGAGGAAAGTCATCAAGCGGATGGGCGAGGCCAGACCAGTTAGAGGAACGTGCATCTAGCTCTGCCTTGGGCTCCCCTTTCTTTGTCACTAAGCCTGTACTTCTCCCTCCTACACCCTTGCTCCCCACCGATCTTCTAACAGCATGGGCACAAAGCTGCAGGAGCCTGAAACAACAATGTAGAAAGCTGAGTATTACATACTCCATCTTACACATTTTTCTACAGCTGAGAAAAATCCGAGCTCAATTAGATCCCAATCCATGGGCACAAGATCCTTTTCCTGACACTTCCAAATTTATTTACACAAGATAAAACTTATCTAAGGCCTTATTAGAATCTGAGTTACTGCCCATGTGTTAAACAGGCAAGGGATTACACTCAGTGTTAAAAATCCTTTGGGGGTcataacatgttttaaaataaaattttaggaagTGCTGATTGATTTTGAGATAAAGCTACTTCAAAATACAGCTTTCATTTGAAAGATGCAGAAATATCCCATTCTCCGGTCCTGTATACCTTGACCATTAAGCTTCTGCGAGTATGATTCagagattttaaaacatacaGACTGTAGTAGCAACAACTTATAGTTGTCTTTCAACACGTGTCAACCTAAACAGTATTATTAGTATGGGTGCTCACCAAGGTCATCTTCAACTTGTCTGTGACTGCTAAGTTGTATTTATGAactttctctttgatttcctctttgctgaGGTAATTGTGGGTTTCCTTATCTTTTTCCACATCCTAGAAGAAAAATAAGCCAAGTCACACATGAGCAATCGCAGAAAAAAATGCAGATAAGCCAGGATTCTTTTCACATTCCATATAACAACAACTACGGAGCACTTTaccttgacacacacacacacacacacaaatcctatGAACTTTATGATCTTTATAGCTTTACCATCTTTATCAGCAAAAAGTATGGTAGTTAATAAGTGTTAAACTGGCACTAATCACTGACCTGTCAAATTCTATACAACT
This region includes:
- the RASSF3 gene encoding ras association domain-containing protein 3, producing MSSGYSSLEEDAEDFFFTARTSFFRRAPQGKPRAGQQDVEKDKETHNYLSKEEIKEKVHKYNLAVTDKLKMTLNSNGIYTGFIKVQMELCKPSQTSGKLAPSSNGCMNTLHISSTNTVGEVIEALLKKFLVTESPTKFALYKRCHREDQVYACKLSDREHPLFLRLVAGPRTDTLSFVLREHEFGEWEAFSLPELQNFLRILDKEEDEQLQNLKERYAAYRHKLEEALSEAWKPGSQETIHVN